The DNA sequence CTTGATGATCTTCCTCACCGGAATCCGGCTCAACCACATGCGATCAAATCTACCCGCTTCGGGCCAGGCCCGGCCTGTCGGTCGAGGCGTCTAAGGTTGACCCAGTCATGACTAGCCTTTCCGACGCCGAACCGTTGTTCCCGCCACCGTCAGACCGTCCCCGCCCCAGCCGTGCCGAGGGCCGGTCGGCGCGCGGCACCGCCGACCTGCTGGACGGCCTGAACGGGCCTCAGCGGCAGGCCGTGGTGCACCAGGGCGGGCCGGTGCTGGTCGTCGCCGGGGCCGGCTCGGGCAAGACCAGGGTGCTGACCAGGCGGATCGCCTACCTGGTGCGCGAGCGCAAGGTGCACCCCGGCTCCATCCTGGCGATCACCTTCACCAACAAGGCGGCCGCCGAGATGCGCCACCGGGTGATCGACCTGGTCGGCAACCGGGCGAAGCTGATGTGGGTGTCCACCTTCCACTCGGCCTGCGTCCGCATCCTGCGGGCCGAGATCGGCCGGTTCGGGCTGACCCGCACGTTCTCGATCTATGACGACACCGACTCCAAGCGGCTGATGCAGCTGGTCTGCAAGGACCTGGATCTTGATCCCAAGCGGTTCCCGGTCCGGCAGGTGATGAACTGGGTGTCCAACCTGAAGAACGAACTGGTTGACCACGAGTCCGCCTCCCAGCATGTCAGCTCCACCAACGAGGAGAGCTACCTCGAGGCTTACAAGGCCTACCAGCAGCGCCTGACCCAGGCCAACGCGCTGGACTTCGACGACCTCATCATGACGACCGTGCACCTCCTGCAGGCGTTCCCGGACGTACGCGAGCAGTACCGACGCCGGTTCCGGCATGTCCTGGTGGACGAGTACCAGGACACCAATCACGCCCAGTACGCGCTGATCCGCGAGCTCTGCGGCGAGGAGGGGGACGGCGCCGACGGACCGGTCGCGGCGCCGGCGGAGCTGATGGTCGTCGGCGACTCCGACCAGTCGATCTACGCCTTCCGCGGGGCGACCATCCGCAACATCAACGACTTCGAGTCCGACTTCCCCGGTGCGACCACGATCCTGCTGGAGCAGAACTACCGCTCGACCCAGACCATCCTCAACGCCGCCAACGGTGTCATCGTGCAGAACCAGGGCCGGGCCCCAAAGCGCCTCTGGTCCGACTCGGGCGACGGCGAACGGATCGTCGGCTATGTCGCCGACTCCGAGCACGACGAGGCCACCTTCGTCGCCGAGGAGATCGACCGGCTGCACGACGCCGGGAACGGTCGGTACGGCGACGTCGCGGTGTTCTACCGCACCAATGCCCAGTCCCGTGCGTTCGAGGAGGTCTTCATCCGGGTCGGGCTGCCGTACAAGGTGGTCGGCGGGGTCCGGTTCTATGAGCGGCGGGAGATCCGCGACGCGATCGCCTACCTGCGGGCGATCGCCAACCGCTCCGACGACGTCTCCCTCCGGCGGATCCTGAACGTGCCCAAGCGGGGGATCGGCGACCGCGCCGAAACGGCCATCGAGGCGCTGGCCAGCCGCGAGCGGATCAGCTTCGCCGAGGCGCTCCGCCGAGCCGACGAGGCCCCCGGTCTGGCGACCAGGTCGGCCAAGCAGATCGCCGGCTTCGTGGACTTCCTGGAAGCACACGAGGCCATGGTCGGCGAAGGAGTTCCGGCCGACCAGATCCTGACCAGCGTGCTGACCGAGTCCGGCTACCTGGCCGAGCTGCAGGACTCCAGCGACCCGCAGGACGAGACCCGGCTGGAGAACCTGGTCGAGCTGGTGGCCGTGGCGCGGGAGTTCGTCGCCGGGGCGGCGGCAGCGGCCGGTCCGGTCGGCGCCGAGGGCGACACCGGGGTGTCGGCGCCGACCGACCTGTTCGGAGCGGGTCTGATCGGGACGGACTTGTTCTCCACCGGGCCCGCTGCGGCGGCGAGCCCCCAACGGCTTCCGGCGGCTCCGGAGCTGCATCTCGACGAGGACCCCGAGTTCGACCTGGCGGCCGGAGCGCCTGAGCCGGACAGCTCGCTGGGGGCGTTCCTGGAACGGGTGTCCCTGGTCGCCGACTCCGACCAGATCCCCAGCGCCGACCCGGACGACGCCGGGGCGGTCACCCTGATGACGTTGCACACCGCCAAAGGGCTCGAGTTCGACACCGTCTTCCTGACCGGTTTCGAGGACGGAGTGTTCCCGCATCAGCGGGCGCTCGGGGACAAGGCCGAGCTTGAGGAGGAGCGCCGTCTGGCCTATGTCGGCATCACCCGCGCCCGCCAACGGCTGTATCTGTCCAGGGCTGTGGTGCGCGCCGCCTGGGGTGCACCCCAGCACAACCCGCCGAGTCGGTTCCTGGACGAGATCCCCTCCTCGCTGCTCGACTGGCGGCGGACCGAGAGCGCCCAGACCAGCTGGCGCTCGACCTCGGCCACCAGCCGGATGGGACAGGGTTCGTGGTCGGCGGGGCGCGGCGGCGCGGCGTTCAGCTCCAAGCCGAAGATCAGGGAGATCCCCAACCTCACGGCCGGCGACCGGGTGCTGCACAGCACCTTCGGCCTCGGCTCGGTGGTGGCGACCTCAGGGGCCGGCGATAGCGCGAAGGCCGATGTCGACTTCGGCTCCGCCGGGATCAAGCGGTTGTCGCTGCGGCACGCGCCGCTGGAGAAGCTCTGAGAGTTCTTTAGGGCCCGCTAGCTCAGGGGTTGAGCCCGCGGGAACGCAGCCAGGGCTCGGGATTGATGGCCCGGTAGACGTCGCCGGGGGTGACGCCCGCCGGGTACACCTCGAAGTGCAGGTGCGGGCCGAAGGTCCGCCCGGTCATCCCGACATGCCCGATCAGCTGGCCACCGGACACCGACTGGCCGACGCTGACCGAGACCGAGGAGAGGTGGGCATACAGCGTGCTGGTGCCGTCGCTGTGCCGGATGGTGATGTAGGTGCCGGCCCAGCCCGAGGCGGACCCGGGCCCGGCGTTGGTGACCACGCCCGAGGCCGGCGCATGCACCGGCGTACCGACGGGGGTAGCGAAGTCGAAGCCGGTGTGATATCTCGCCCAGGCCCCGACCTGACCGAACCGCGCGGCAACGCTGTAGCCGCTGGTGATCGGCAGCGAGGCGCCGCCGGTGGCGTTCGCGGGTCGGGTTGCGGCGGCTGTTCCGTTCTGGCCAGCCCTCGACCGCGATGTGCTGGGTGCCCGCTGGGCGAGCTTGGCGGCGTTCTTCTTTGCCGCAGCCTGCTCAGACCTGAGCTCCTTGGCCCGGGCGGCCAGGGCCCTCTGCTGGGCTGCCTTGCTGGTCTTGGCGGTCGCCTTGTTGAGCTCGATGGCGCGCTTCTGCGCCTGTTCCGCGACGGTGGCCGAGTCCAGCGCCGGGCGGTCAACGCCGCGGCTGGTGTCGGCGCCCGTGTCGCGCCGCTCAAAGGCCGACGGCTGCGCGACCCCGGGGGCGACCGTCTTCTGCACCGCAACGGCCTCCGCCGTGTGCTGGGCATTTCCGGTCAGTACGAGGGAGCCTGCGACGCCGAGGCCGAGGGCGGAGACCGCCAGGGCAGCGATGCCGTGCTGCAGCCAGCCCTTCCTGTCCCAGGCCCTGGTGCTGGGAGCGACGTCCTCGATCAGCGCTCGCCGGGGTTGGCTCCGGCCGGAGAAGCTGCGTAACAACGTGTGAGCCCTTCGTTCAGCGATGGATGCTTCCGCTTCGCTGAACGACTCATGGTTACTCGGCCAGTGAAGCCCGCCCTGTTGGAGACAATGGACGGTGAACTTCCAGAACCATAACGGATGAGTAACGAGAAGCAAAAAGCTCTGGTGCAACCAGTTGGCTCAGTGGTATTGAGTGCACCCCCTGCTGAGCGGGGGAGTGAGAGCAAGGTCACGTTTGACGACCGTGCACTCGGGGTGGGGTCAGCGGGTCTGGACTCCGTTGGAGGCGAGCCAGGGCAGCGGGTTGATGGCCCGGTACACGTCGCCGTACCGGACGCCGGCCGGGTACAGCTCGAAGTGCAGGTGGGCGCCGAAGGCGCGGCCCGTCTCGCCGACGTAGCCGATGATCTGGCCGGCCTGGACCGACTGGCCGCTGCTGACCGCCATCCTCGACATGTGCGACGACATGGACGTCACACCGCCCGCGTGCCGGATGGCGACATGGTTGCCGGCCCAGTCGCCGCTGTTGCCGGCGAAGACGACGATGCCGTTCTGGACGGCGCGGATCGGGGTGCCGTAGCTGGCCCGGAAGTCGAGCCCGGTATGCCACCTCGACCAGGAACCCCACTGCCCGAACTGGGCTCCGACCACGGCGCCCGCCACGGGGGACACTCCGCGACCGGTGGAGATGGCGCCAGCGTCGATCTGCGGGGAGGTGGGGGTCGGCTGCTGGTTCTGCTGGTCCGACGCCGCGGTCCCGGTGGCGCCGCCGTTGCCATTCGGCTCGCTGGCCTGCTGGGCAGCGGCCTCGGCGGCCTTACGGGCCTCCTCGGCCTGGCGCCGCTTCTCTTCAATTAGGCGGAGCTCGTTGGCCTGGGTCTGCTTCTCGGTCTCGGCGAGCTGCGTGCGGCGGGCCTGGTCGCTCGCCTGGGCGGCACGCAGAGCGACACTCTGCTGGGCACGGACCAGGGTGGCCTGGCGCTGAGCCGCCTGCTCGGCTACCCGCGCGGTCCGGATCCGGGCGCGCGACGGGTCGGCGTCGCCGCTGCGGGTGAAGACGAGCGTTCCACTCTCGGCGTCTGCCGTTGACCCGACGGTGCGTCCGCCGGTCTGCGGCCCGGCCCACTCCTGCTGGGCGGGGACCGCGAGGGTCGAGTCCGACTGCCGGACCATCGACGTCCGAGCGTCCGGCGACACCGGCCCCGCGCTCTGAGCACTGGTGGTGAGAGCTACCGAACCGGCGACAGCGAGGCCGAGGGCGGAGATGGCGAGTGCAGCGAGACCGTGCGACAGCCAGCCGCGGCGGTCGTCCGACTCCAGCGCCTCACGCTTGCGGCCATAGAGCACCTCATGGCCTGAGCCTGTCGAAGGCGCTTCACGCTTCGGCGTGCGCTGCGACACGTACGGATCTCCTCGGTCAACGACTTCACTGGCCCGGCACCCGGAACGGCCTTCCCCAAGGTCGTCCCACATGGCCATGTCCATCCAGGGAGAGGGGAAGAGAGCACCCAGACGACGTACATGCACCACGCCTACCCCGGGAGAGGTAGACGAATCAGTTCAAGATAACGGACCGGTAACCAAATGCCAACCCTATGCCTCACTATGTGGATGTCATCGAGCCCTGTTCGTCGGCGGTGCCGTCGTGATGCAGCTGGCACAAGGTGGTGGCGATGTCGAACGCGATCCGCCGGTTGCTGGTCAGCGACAGGTGACCGACACCGCGCACGGGGATGTTGCGTACGTTCAGGTCCGGGTGCACGATCCGGGCGTTCGCGCTCGGGTGGATCAGCTGGTCGAGGTTGCTGTAGAAGGCCACGAAACGGGTCGAGCAGTCGGGCGCCGGCTCGGCCAGCTCGGCAATCAGGTCCGAGGATGGCTTGAGCTGGCGGATGAGCGGCAGCAGCTGGCCGGCCAGGGCGAGGTTCGTGCCCTGGTGAGGGGTGCCGAGGGTCACCAGCGTATGGACCCGGGCATCACCGCCCATCCGCTGGACGTAGTAGCGGGCGATCAGCCCACCCAGGCTGTGTCCGATGACGTGGATCCGCTCATACCCGCTCTCCTCGGACAGCCGATCGATCGCCTCGGCCAGCTTGACCGCGGTCCTGGGAACGTCCCGGGTCAGCAGGCCGTAGTCGAACGAGGAGATGTTGGTGAACCCCCGTCGCTGAAGGGCACGCTCGAGCACCGCGAAGATCGAATGGTTGTCGATGATGCCGTGCACCAGCAGGATCGGGGTCGCCGCGGCGTCGACGTCGTGGTGCACCAGCCCGCGCTGCTGCGGGGACAGCCCCTGAAGGTCGTGTCGGGCGTGCGCCCGGCCCGAGGACGACGACGGCTCCGACAGCAGGCCGACCGGGTACATCATCAGATGGGCCGCGGTCCACCCCGCCTCGACCGCGATGCCGGAGGCGAATCGGGCGAGGTCCTGGGTCAGGGCGCGAGAGAACTCCTCGATCGACGCTGCGGGCACGGCGAAAGCCTACCTCCGGGTAATGTGGCCGACGTGGAGACGACGGGATCACCGCTGCGCGTGGTGGTGGCCAAGCCGGGGCTGGACGGTCATGACCGGGGTGCCAAGGTGGTGGCGCGGGCCCTGCGGGATGCGGGTATGGAGGTCATCTACACCGGCCTGCACCAGACGCCGGAGCAGATCGTCAACACCGCCATCGCTGAGGACGCCGACGCGATCGGTCTGAGCGTGCTGTCCGGCGCCCACATGACCCTGTTCGCCAGGGTCACCAAGCTGCTCGAGCAGGCTGGCGCGGGCGACATCGTGGTCTTCGGCGGCGGCATCATCCCGGAGGCCGACCGGGCCGCGCTCGCCGAGCTGGGGGTCAGGCAGGTCTTCACTCCGGGCGCCACCATGGCCGAGATCGTCCGGTGGGTCGAGGCCAACGTCCGGCGCGCCGACGACCTGTGACGGCTGCCGCGGCATCCGCGGGATGGGCCGAATGCTGGCCAAGATCGGCACCTGGGAGGCCGGACCCCGGTCGCGCCCATTAGGCTCACATCGTCCGACCCGATCGGGCCATACCTACCGACTGACGGTCTGCGCCGTGGGCCATCAAGTAGCCGGGAGTTGTCAGAGAGCGAGGATGAAGCCGTCGTGGATCTTTACGAATACCAGGCGCGCGACCTGTTTGAGGCGCACGGAGTGCCGGTGCTGAGGAGCATCACCGCCACCACACCGGAGGAAGCCAAGGCCGCAGCGGAGCAGCTCGGCACCCCCGTCGTGGTGGTCAAGGCCCAGGTGAAGACCGGAGGCCGCGGCAAGGCCGGCGGTGTCAAGGTCGCCAAAGGCCCGGACGAGGCTGCCGCCCGGGCAGCGGAGATCCTTGGCCTCGACATCAAGGGCCACCCAGTCAAGACCGTCATGGTGGCCGAGGGCGCCGACATCGCCGAGGAGTACTACTTCTCGCTGCTGCTGGACCGGGCCAACCGCACCTATCTGGCGATGTGCAGCAAAGAGGGCGGCATGGACATCGAGCAACTCGCCGTCGAGCGGCCGGAGGCGTTGGCCAAGGTTCCGGTCGACCCCACAGTCGGCATCGACCAGGCCAAGGCGGACGAGATCGTCGCCGCTGCCGGCTTCGACGAGGGTGCCGGCTTCGACGCTGCCACCCGGGCCGAGATTGCCCGGGTGCTGCAGCTGCTGGGCAAGGTCTACCTGGAGTCCGATGCCACCCTGGTCGAGGTCAACCCGCTGGTGAAGACGGGCGACGGCGCGATCATCGCCCTCGACGGCAAGGTGACACTGGACGAGAACGCCGACTTCCGGCACCCCGAGTTCGCCGCACTGGTGGACAACTCCGCGACGGACCCGCTGGAGCAGGCGGCCAAGGAGAAGGGTCTCAACTACGTCAAGCTGGACGGCTCCGTCGGCATCATCGGCAACGGCGCGGGCCTGGTGATGAGCACCCTGGACGTCGTCGCCTACGCCGGTGAGGAGTTCGCCGGCCAGCCCAGACCCGCCAACTTCCTGGACATCGGCGGCGGTGCGAGCGCCGAGGTGATGGCGAACGGCCTCGAGATCATCCTCGGTGACGCGCAGGTCAAGAGCGTCTTCGTCAACGTCTTCGGCGGCATCACCGCCTGCGACGCGGTGGCGAACGGCATCGTTCAGGCCTACGAGCTGCTCGCGTCGCGGAATGAGCACGTGACGAAGCCACTCGTGGTCCGGCTGGACGGCAACAACGCCGACGAGGGGCGGCGGATCCTCGCCGACGCCCAGCTGGAACGCCTGGAGCAGGTGGACACGATGGACGGCGCGGCCCGCCGGGCCGCCGAGCTCGCCGCCGCCGCGAACTGAGACGGAGCAGAACATGGCAATCTTCCTGAATGCAGAGTCCAAGGTCATCGTCCAGGGCATGACGGGGTCGGAGGGACGCAAACACACCCAGCGGATGCTCAACTCCGGCACCGCCATCGTCGGCGGCGTCACGCCCGGGAAGGGTGGTCAGTCGGTCGAGTTCGAAGGCGCCACTGTCCCGGTCTTCAACTCGGTGGGGGAGGCGGTCGAGGCGACCGGAGCCGACGTCACCGTCATCTTCGTCCCGGCCAAGTTCACCAAGTCCGCCGTGGTGGAGGCGATCGAGGCGGAGATCCCGCTGGCGGTGGTGATCACCGAGGGTGTCCCGGTCAAGGACACCGCGGAGTTCTTCACTCTCTCGCAGGCATCCGGAACCCGCCTGATCGGGCCGAACTGCCCAGGGCTGATCTCGCCCGGACAGTCCAATGCGGGCATCATCCCTGCCGACATCACCAAGGCGGGAAGAGTCGGGCTCGTGTCCAAGTCGGGGACGCTGACCTATCAGATGATGTACGAGCTGCGTGACTTCGGCTTCTCCTCGGCGGTCGGTATCGGTGGCGACCCGATCATCGGGACCACCCACATCGACGCCCTGCGCGCGTTCCAGGAGGACCCGGAGACCGACGCGATCGTCATGATCGGTGAGATCGGCGGGGACGCCGAGGAGCGGGCGGCTGAGTTCATCCAGGCGAACGTGACCAAGCCGGTCGTGGGTTACGTCGCCGGCTTCACCGCGCCCGAGGGCAAGACGATGGGCCACGCCGGCGCCATCGTCTCCGGCTCGAGCGGCACGGCGGCAGCGAAGAAGGAGGCTCTCGAGGCGGCCGGGGTCCGGGTCGGCAAGACGCCCAGCGAGACCGCCGACCTGATGCGCGAGATCATGCGGGGGCTCGGCGGCTGACACCGCGATCCGTGGCCGTCGATGCCCATCGGCGGTCCGCACATGAGGACAGGGTCTCGAACCGGGAGGTTCGAGACCCTGTGTCGTTGCTGCGCGGTAGCGCGAAGGCTTACTTCACCTGGCTGGCACGCTGCCCGGCACGGACATTCAGGCTCTGCCACTGCCCGTCGGTGAAGTCGAACCCCTTGCCGGTCGGCAGGAAGGTATAGACGACCTTGGTGCCGGCCGAGCCGATGCCGACCCGGTAAGTCGCTGTGGTCTTGGCGTCGACCTTCTGCCGGACGGTCATCACCCAGCCGGCCACCGGCGTGCGCTGGGCGCCTATGCCGGAGAACTTCTTCTCGCCGCTGACCGAGGCGGTCAGCGACCGTTTGCCGCATTTGTTCAGGTTGTCGCGGACCTTGGTGACCAGGCTGTCGGCCTGCTTGGCGTCCGGCATCGTCAGCAGCACCTCATCCAGGCCGAAGGACTCCGGTACGTCGGCGTTCTCGGCCAGCAGGTATGCCCGCGCCCTGCGGTCCGTCGGACCCTTAACCGTGCTGAAGGCGAGGCCCTCGCAGCCGCTGAACAGATCCTTGACGCCGCCCGGGATGTCTCCCGACCAGACGCCTTCCTGGCCCTTCACCGGCGGGATGTCGGCCGTTGCCAGGAAACCGGGCTGGTCGCCGCCCAGCGGCGGAGGGCCGGCGCTGACGGTCACATTGGTGGCACACAGTCCCACTGCGGCCGTGCACTGGTCGTTGGTGACCTGCCCCAGCGCGTCGGCAACGGCTTTCGGTGCCACCGCGGAGCCGTCCCGGGCCACGTCGACGATGTTGACGACCCGTCCGGTGCGGTTCAGCACCAGGGTGCGGAACTGGGTCTTGCCGTCGGAGATCGCGACGACGACCCCGACAGCCTGGTTGCCGAGGTTGGACACGACGGCGCCGGACTCGATATGGGCGAAGTCCATCGGACAGCCACCCAGGGCCTGCGACATCGCCGTGTACGCCTGGGTCGCCTCGTCGGCGCTGGCGTAGGCGTCCGCCTGGTGCAGCACCGCCGGGGCGTCCTTGCCGTCAGAGGCCAGGGTCCGCAGAATGGTCTGCTGCGGCTGCGGGGTGCCCTCCGCCGGTTGGGCCGGGGTACAGGCCGCCTGCGGGGCGTTGTCGCCGCGGCCCTTCTGGGTCAGCGCGACCTTCCAGGCCCGCTTGCCGTCGATCCGCTTGGCATCCTTCGCCGTGAGCATCGACGTATCACTGAGCAGGACGCCGGCATCGGCCGGTGCAGCGCTGCTCTGCTCGCCGCCGGAACCGGTCGTCGATCTGGTGCGACCGGGGCCGGCCTGAGCGTCGTCGCCGAGTGAGATGACCGCGTAGCCGACGGCCAGACCGAGCACGACGACAGCGGCTACCGCTCCCACCAGCAGTGCGAGCCGGGAGCGCTGAGTGAACCGCGAGCCGATTCCAGCTGTCTCGTCGGTCGCATCGGAGTCGTCCAGCGTCTCCGCGTCGCTGGTCGAACGTGCCCGGGACCCTCTGCTGTCGGAGCGCTCGGCCACCCGGGAGCGGATGGTCCGAGGAAGCACGGTGGTCTCCACCTCGGAGGCGCTGGCGCCCCCCGGCCGGGGCTGGTCAGCGGCGGCGCTCTCGGAGTCGTGGTCGCCCGCGTCCTCGGTGGTCGGCTCGACGGTGGCGGGGTCGTCGGGGGTCTCCACCCAGGCGCGACGAGGGCGGTATTCCTCAGGCTCCTGGCCCACCATGCAGCAATCTCCTCAACGATCTTGGCCCGCGGACGGCTCGGTCGCCCGGGCACGGACCATCAAACTTTACCTGCTGCGGGCGTGTCTAGGCGATTTGAGCAGTGGCGTCGGAGAGCATGAGAGGAATATGGCTTCCCTCTTGTCCCCCCGTCGGGGCAGCTCCGACATCCACCTCACT is a window from the Microlunatus panaciterrae genome containing:
- a CDS encoding UvrD-helicase domain-containing protein, whose amino-acid sequence is MTSLSDAEPLFPPPSDRPRPSRAEGRSARGTADLLDGLNGPQRQAVVHQGGPVLVVAGAGSGKTRVLTRRIAYLVRERKVHPGSILAITFTNKAAAEMRHRVIDLVGNRAKLMWVSTFHSACVRILRAEIGRFGLTRTFSIYDDTDSKRLMQLVCKDLDLDPKRFPVRQVMNWVSNLKNELVDHESASQHVSSTNEESYLEAYKAYQQRLTQANALDFDDLIMTTVHLLQAFPDVREQYRRRFRHVLVDEYQDTNHAQYALIRELCGEEGDGADGPVAAPAELMVVGDSDQSIYAFRGATIRNINDFESDFPGATTILLEQNYRSTQTILNAANGVIVQNQGRAPKRLWSDSGDGERIVGYVADSEHDEATFVAEEIDRLHDAGNGRYGDVAVFYRTNAQSRAFEEVFIRVGLPYKVVGGVRFYERREIRDAIAYLRAIANRSDDVSLRRILNVPKRGIGDRAETAIEALASRERISFAEALRRADEAPGLATRSAKQIAGFVDFLEAHEAMVGEGVPADQILTSVLTESGYLAELQDSSDPQDETRLENLVELVAVAREFVAGAAAAAGPVGAEGDTGVSAPTDLFGAGLIGTDLFSTGPAAAASPQRLPAAPELHLDEDPEFDLAAGAPEPDSSLGAFLERVSLVADSDQIPSADPDDAGAVTLMTLHTAKGLEFDTVFLTGFEDGVFPHQRALGDKAELEEERRLAYVGITRARQRLYLSRAVVRAAWGAPQHNPPSRFLDEIPSSLLDWRRTESAQTSWRSTSATSRMGQGSWSAGRGGAAFSSKPKIREIPNLTAGDRVLHSTFGLGSVVATSGAGDSAKADVDFGSAGIKRLSLRHAPLEKL
- a CDS encoding M23 family metallopeptidase, with product MLRSFSGRSQPRRALIEDVAPSTRAWDRKGWLQHGIAALAVSALGLGVAGSLVLTGNAQHTAEAVAVQKTVAPGVAQPSAFERRDTGADTSRGVDRPALDSATVAEQAQKRAIELNKATAKTSKAAQQRALAARAKELRSEQAAAKKNAAKLAQRAPSTSRSRAGQNGTAAATRPANATGGASLPITSGYSVAARFGQVGAWARYHTGFDFATPVGTPVHAPASGVVTNAGPGSASGWAGTYITIRHSDGTSTLYAHLSSVSVSVGQSVSGGQLIGHVGMTGRTFGPHLHFEVYPAGVTPGDVYRAINPEPWLRSRGLNP
- a CDS encoding peptidoglycan DD-metalloendopeptidase family protein, coding for MSQRTPKREAPSTGSGHEVLYGRKREALESDDRRGWLSHGLAALAISALGLAVAGSVALTTSAQSAGPVSPDARTSMVRQSDSTLAVPAQQEWAGPQTGGRTVGSTADAESGTLVFTRSGDADPSRARIRTARVAEQAAQRQATLVRAQQSVALRAAQASDQARRTQLAETEKQTQANELRLIEEKRRQAEEARKAAEAAAQQASEPNGNGGATGTAASDQQNQQPTPTSPQIDAGAISTGRGVSPVAGAVVGAQFGQWGSWSRWHTGLDFRASYGTPIRAVQNGIVVFAGNSGDWAGNHVAIRHAGGVTSMSSHMSRMAVSSGQSVQAGQIIGYVGETGRAFGAHLHFELYPAGVRYGDVYRAINPLPWLASNGVQTR
- a CDS encoding esterase/lipase family protein, which translates into the protein MPAASIEEFSRALTQDLARFASGIAVEAGWTAAHLMMYPVGLLSEPSSSSGRAHARHDLQGLSPQQRGLVHHDVDAAATPILLVHGIIDNHSIFAVLERALQRRGFTNISSFDYGLLTRDVPRTAVKLAEAIDRLSEESGYERIHVIGHSLGGLIARYYVQRMGGDARVHTLVTLGTPHQGTNLALAGQLLPLIRQLKPSSDLIAELAEPAPDCSTRFVAFYSNLDQLIHPSANARIVHPDLNVRNIPVRGVGHLSLTSNRRIAFDIATTLCQLHHDGTADEQGSMTST
- a CDS encoding cobalamin B12-binding domain-containing protein; this encodes METTGSPLRVVVAKPGLDGHDRGAKVVARALRDAGMEVIYTGLHQTPEQIVNTAIAEDADAIGLSVLSGAHMTLFARVTKLLEQAGAGDIVVFGGGIIPEADRAALAELGVRQVFTPGATMAEIVRWVEANVRRADDL
- the sucC gene encoding ADP-forming succinate--CoA ligase subunit beta produces the protein MDLYEYQARDLFEAHGVPVLRSITATTPEEAKAAAEQLGTPVVVVKAQVKTGGRGKAGGVKVAKGPDEAAARAAEILGLDIKGHPVKTVMVAEGADIAEEYYFSLLLDRANRTYLAMCSKEGGMDIEQLAVERPEALAKVPVDPTVGIDQAKADEIVAAAGFDEGAGFDAATRAEIARVLQLLGKVYLESDATLVEVNPLVKTGDGAIIALDGKVTLDENADFRHPEFAALVDNSATDPLEQAAKEKGLNYVKLDGSVGIIGNGAGLVMSTLDVVAYAGEEFAGQPRPANFLDIGGGASAEVMANGLEIILGDAQVKSVFVNVFGGITACDAVANGIVQAYELLASRNEHVTKPLVVRLDGNNADEGRRILADAQLERLEQVDTMDGAARRAAELAAAAN
- the sucD gene encoding succinate--CoA ligase subunit alpha produces the protein MAIFLNAESKVIVQGMTGSEGRKHTQRMLNSGTAIVGGVTPGKGGQSVEFEGATVPVFNSVGEAVEATGADVTVIFVPAKFTKSAVVEAIEAEIPLAVVITEGVPVKDTAEFFTLSQASGTRLIGPNCPGLISPGQSNAGIIPADITKAGRVGLVSKSGTLTYQMMYELRDFGFSSAVGIGGDPIIGTTHIDALRAFQEDPETDAIVMIGEIGGDAEERAAEFIQANVTKPVVGYVAGFTAPEGKTMGHAGAIVSGSSGTAAAKKEALEAAGVRVGKTPSETADLMREIMRGLGG